The Alosa sapidissima isolate fAloSap1 chromosome 16, fAloSap1.pri, whole genome shotgun sequence genome has a segment encoding these proteins:
- the b3gnt2b gene encoding N-acetyllactosaminide beta-1,3-N-acetylglucosaminyltransferase 2, translating to MQRRKVKVMGTIMMVNIFLFIVLEVSRSGGQGKGADSKVHVPSKRFWARLAPSNGFWNREQQKLDLLHNPVVTNSSGGIGVTSDGTLPFDQLPDWLNDTLGQQSCEPDPRVASQLKDYAQLPQRFKDFLTYMRCRSYPMVVDQPHICQDGPYLLLAVKSLAPHFDRRQAIRESWGRAGLLANRTVATVFLLGNATAVDHFPDLSSMLRYESEQHRDILQWDYRDTFFNLTVKEVLFQRWLDTSCPSVRFVFKGDDDVFVNTPRILDFLNGLPPDKARDLFMGDVITNAGPHRDKRVKYFIPESMFVGLYPPYAGGGGYLYSGDLARRIYAACQRVALFPIDDVYTGMCLRKLGLAPEKHKGFRTFDIEEKLRGNACVYKALMLVHPRTPQDMIKIWGWLNDPKLTCH from the coding sequence ATGCAGCGGCGGAAGGTGAAAGTGATGGGGACCATCATGATGGTGAACATCTTCCTCTTCATCGTGCTGGAGGTGTCGCGCAGCGGCGGCCAGGGAAAGGGCGCCGACAGCAAGGTGCACGTGCCCTCCAAGCGCTTCTGGGCCCGACTGGCACCCAGCAACGGCTTCTGGAACCGTGAGCAGCAGAAGCTGGACCTCCTACACAACCCGGTGGTAACCAACAGCAGTGGCGGCATCGGCGTGACCTCTGATGGAACGCTACCATTTGACCAGCTTCCGGACTGGCTCAACGATACGCTGGGCCAGCAGTCGTGCGAGCCGGACCCGCGTGTGGCCAGCCAGCTGAAGGACTACGCCCAGCTGCCGCAGCGCTTTAAGGACTTCCTGACGTACATGCGCTGCCGCTCCTACCCCATGGTAGTGGACCAGCCACACATATGCCAGGACGGGCCCTACCTGCTGCTGGCCGTCAAGTCCCTGGCACCGCACTTCGACCGGCGGCAGGCCATCCGCGAGTCGTGGGGCCGCGCGGGCCTGCTGGCCAACCGCACGGTGGCCACTGTCTTCCTGCTGGGCAACGCCACGGCGGTGGACCACTTCCCCGACCTGTCATCCATGTTGCGCTacgagagcgagcagcaccggGACATCCTCCAGTGGGACTACCGCGACACCTTTTTCAACCTCACAGTCAAAGAGGTGCTCTTCCAGCGCTGGCTGGACACCAGCTGCCCCAGCGTGCGCTTTGTCTTCAAGGGCGACGACGATGTCTTCGTCAACACACCGCGTATCCTGGACTTTCTCAATGGCCTACCGCCGGACAAGGCCCGCGACCTGTTCATGGGAGATGTCATCACCAACGCCGGGCCGCACCGCGACAAGCGCGTCAAGTACTTCATCCCGGAGAGCATGTTCGTGGGCCTGTACCCGCCGTATGCCGGTGGCGGAGGCTACTTGTACTCAGGGGACCTGGCGCGCAGGATATACGCGGCCTGCCAGCGGGTGGCGCTCTTCCCCATTGACGACGTCTACACGGGCATGTGCCTGCGCAAACTGGGCCTGGCGCCTGAAAAGCACAAGGGCTTCAGGACCTTTGACATTGAGGAAAAGCTCAGGGGGAACGCGTGCGTCTACAAAGCACTGATGCTGGTGCACCCCAGGACCCCGCAGGATATGATCAAGATTTGGGGCTGGCTGAACGACCCCAAGTTGACTTGTCATTGA